Genomic window (Oceanibaculum indicum P24):
GCGCGACATTGCCCAGCCGATCAGCCCGTAATCCAGGATTTCCTGGATGCCGGCCGGATTCAGCACCGGCATCATGGCATCGACGCAGGCGAATTCCGACTGGTGCGGCAGGGTGGAGGATTTGCAGACATGGTCGTCGCCGAGCAGCGCCAGCACGCCGCCATGGCGCGAGGTGCCGGCATTGTTGGCATGCTTGAACACGTCGCCGGTGCGGTCCACGCCCGGCCCCTTGCCGTACCAGATGGAGAACACGCCATCATACAGCGCGTCGGGGAACAGGTTCAGCTGCTGGCTGCCCCAGATGGCGGTCGCCGCCATCTCCTCATTCACACCGGGCTGGAACTGGATGTGGTTGTTCTTCAGGAACTTCCGCGCCTTCCAGAGCTGCTGGTCGAGCGCGCCCAGCGGCGAGCCGCGATAGCCGGAGATGAAGCAGCCGGTATTCAGACCCGCCGCCACATCGCGCTGGCGCTGGATCATCGGCAGGCGGACCAGCGCCTGCGTCCCGGTCAGGTAGAGCCGGCCGCGCTGGAGCGTGTATTTGTCGTCAAGGGTAACCGCAGCGAGCGTCATGTTCTGTCCCCTGCATCCGATTGCCGGTGGAGCGCCGCCTGGCGCCCTGCCTTACCCGGATGATCCTCCCGTCCGGCCCGATCGGGTCCGGCTGTTTATCGCCCGGCCATCCGCCGGATCGGTTTTCTTCCTTTAGTATTAGATGGTAGTGAGCCGGCAGGGTTGCGACAATCGCCCACAGGCAGGCATGTAAAAAAAGCAACGAACACGGCGTTTGGCAGGCGAATAGACGATCAGGCTTTGCGAATGAAGCCACGCCGCCGCAATGAAATTTCGCAACGCGATCCTCCTGCATCGCACAATATTATTGCCGCATTGCAGCAAATGAGGGGTGGCTATTCCAGACTTGCGGATGATCGCGCCGGCCCATATCTGTTCGCCATGTCCCTGACGCCCTCATCTCCCCTGCGCCCTGTCCTGCTGCTGGCCAGTGCGCTGGCCATCGCTGCCCTGCCGGCCTTCGCCCAGAGCGAGGCCCCGCCCCCCATCGACCATGAATCGCAATATGCGGCCTGCATGCGGCTGGCGCGGGAAGCGCCCGCCGACGGCTACCGCAGCGGCGTCGCCTGGTACGAGAAGGGCGGCGGCAGCCCGGCCGAGCACTGTATCGCGGCCTCCTTGCTGCAACTGGGCGACTATGCCGAGGCCGCCACACGGCTGGAGCGCGTCGCCGCCGACGAGTCTCTCTCACCGCGCCCGGAGACCCGCGCCGGCCTGCTGGCCCAGGCAGGCCTCGCCTGGGTGCTGGCCGGCGATGAGCGCAAGGCGGCCAGCGCACGCGACAAGGCGCTGGAGATTACCCCCGACAATGTCGATCTGCGGATCGACCGGGCGTTGTCCCGCATGACGCTGGAGCAGTATTTCGAGGCGATCGACGACCTGAATCGGGCGATCGACCTGGCGCCGCATCGGATGGATGCGCTGCTGATCCGCGCCTCGGCCTATCGCTATCTCGGCCAGCTGGACCTTGCCCGCGACGATGTGGAACGCGCGCTGGCCCTCGATCCGGACCACCCGGATGCGCTGCTGGAACGCGGTGTGATCGCCCGTGCCGCCGGCAACAAGGATGCCGCCCGGAAGGATTTTCTGGCCGTCCTGAACCTGACCTCGGAAGGGCCGGCGGGCGATGCCGCGCGGCTGAACCTGGAAGCGATGGATGTGAGGGTCGAGTAACCGGCCCTAGAAATCCAGATCGGCGTAGTGCTTGGGCGGTGACACGCCGGGGATACGGTCGGCCAGCAGCGGACGGAAGGCCGGACGGGACTTCACCCGGGCATACCATTCCTTCGCCTCGGCATGCTCCTCCCACGGGACATTGCCGAGATAATCGACGCAGGAGAGATGCGCCGCGGCGGCAAGATCGGCCAGGCTCAGATGATCGCCGGCCAGCCAGGTCCGCCGCTCGCACAGATAGCCGATATAGTCCAGATGGTAGTGGATGTTGGTCAGGCCGGCGCGGATCGCCTCGCTCGACGGCTCGCCCAGCCCCAGAAAGCGCTTCAGGATCTTCTCGCCGACCAGATTGCGCGTCACTTCCTCATAGAACTTGCAATCGAACCAGGCGACCAGCCGGCGCACCTCGGCACGGTCGGTGGGAATACCGGGGATCAGCCCGCGCTTGGGATAGGCTTCTTCCAGATACTCGCAGATCGCCCCGGAATCGCACAGCGTGACCGGCCCGTCCGGCCCTTCATCGTCGATCAGCACCGGCACCTGGCCGGCCGGATTCAGCGCCAGGAAATCCGGGCGTCTTTCCCAGATTTTCTCGACACTCATCTCGAAGGCGAGGTCCTTTTCGGCCAGGACCAGGCGAACCTTGCGGCTGAAGGGGGATAACCAGAGGTGATAGAGGGTACGCATTGCTTTCCGAATCGTCGCGGCGCCACCGCATATTGCGTAAAATCAACGCTAAAACGCAAGAAATGGTTGCGAATGACCCCTATCGCCCTAGCCCAGCATCGTCTCGATGCGGTCGAGGCAGTGATTCAGGATCTCCGGGCTGTTGGCGAAGCAGAGCCGCAGATGCCCTTCGCCACCCGGCCCGAAGGCGCTGCCCGGCGCGAGTCCGACGCGATGTTCCGCCACCAGCCGCTTGGCGAAATCTAGGCTGTCCGTCATGCCGTCCACCGCGAAGAAATGGTAGAAGGCGCCCTTCGGCTGCACGATGCGCACGCGCGGATGCTGCGACAGCCGGTCATAGACGAGATCACGGCCCTGCTTATAGCGCGCGACCGAGCGGGCGATGAACGGCTCTCCCTGCTTCACCGCCACCACACCGGCATGCTGCGCGAAGGTGGAGGCCGAGGCGGTGTTGAACTCATTCATCTTCAGCAGCGTCGGGATCATGCCCAGCGGGGCGGTGATCCAGCCCATGCGCCAGCCGGTCATGCTCCAGGATTTGGAGAAGCTGTTCAGCGCCAGCACCGGATCGTCCTCTGACGCGATGTCGAGGAAGGAGGGTGCCCGCTTGCCCTCGAAAACCATGCGGTCATAGACCTCGTCGGCGATGATCCAGATGCCCTTCTCGCGCGCGAAATCGAGCAGCGCCTGCTGCTGGTCGCGCGGCATCACCCAGCCGGTCGGGTTGTTCGGCGAGTTGATGAACAGCGCGCGGGTATTCCCGTTGCAGGCATCCATCAGCCGCTCGATATCGAGTTGCCAGCCATCATTGCCCATGGAGAGCAGTACCGGGCGCACCTCCCCGCCCATGATGCGCACCGTCTCGCTGCAATTCGGCCAGAGCGGGCTGGTGGTAACGACATTGGTGCCGGCATCGACCAGCGACTGCATGACGATCTGGATCGCATTCATGCCCGAGGCGGTGATGACGATGCGCTCGGGCGAAATGGTGCGGCCGCACAGCGGCGTCAGATACTCGGCCAGTGCGGCGCGCAGTTCCGGCACGCCGGCGCTTTCCGTGTAGAAGGTGTGGCCCTGGCGCAGCGCCTCGGCTGCCGCCTCGCAGATAAAGGCGGGCGTCGGCTCGTCCGGCTCGCCGAACCATAGCGGCACCACGCCGCCCAGCTTCATGCCGTAATGCGCGACCTCACGGATGCGCGAATCGTCCAGCCGCAGGATACCGGGACGGATGTCGGCGGGCGGAATCTGTGTCGTGAGGTCCATGGAGCAAACTCGTCGATTACGGGTATGGCCCTTATGCGGCGGCAAACGCGCCGGGGCAACCCCTACTTCCCCTGCCCCTACTTCCCCTGAAAGGCCGGCGGGCGCTTGGCGAGGAAGGCGGCAACCCCCTCGCGGTAGTCGGCAGTGCGGCCGGCTTCGCGCTGCAGATCGCGTTCCATGTCGAGCTGGCCGTCCAGCGAATGACCCGTCGAGGCCTGGATCGCCTGCTTGATGAGGCCCAGCGCCCGGGTCGGCTGGGTGGCCAGATGCCGGGCGAGCTTCACTGCTTCCGGCATCAGCTCGGCATCGGGCAGCACCTTCCAGATCAGCCCCCATTCGGCGGCGCGCGCTGCCTCCAGCTTCTCCGCCGTCAGCGCCAGCGCCATGGCGCGGGCATGGCCGACGAGACGCGGCAGCAGCCAGGTACCACCGCAATCCGGCACCAGCCCGATGCGCGCAAAGGCCTGGATGAAACTGGCGGATTCAGCAGCAAGCACGATGTCGCAGCACAGTGCGAAATTGGCCCCGGCCCCGGCGGCAACGCCATTCACCGCGCAGACAACCGGCTTCGGCAGGGCGCGCAGTCGCTTCACCAGCGGGTTGTAGCGCTCCTCCAGCGAGGCGCCGAGATCGATATCGTCGGAGATCACCTTGCGGTCGCCCAGATCCTGCCCGGCGCAGAAGCCGCGCCCCGACCCGGTGATCAGGATCGCGCGCACCGCCTCCTCCTTCTCCGCCGCATCCAGCGCCACCGTCATCTCCGCCAGCATGACGGTAGTGAAGGCGTTCAGCTTGTCCGGCCGGTTCAGCGTGATCGTCATCACCCCGTCCGCGACATCGACCAGCAGGGTCTCGTAAGCAGCCATGGAGCGTCTCCCTTTCGTTATTCTTTCAACAGATCAGCGGGCAGCGTGTTGATCTCCGCCAGCAGCGCAGCAAGGCGCTCCGCCGCAAGCTCGACGATGAGCCTCCCCTTCTCCGCATCGGCCAGCGCGGCATTGCCAATGGCACCGCTGGCGTTCAGATCCTGCGTCATCCAGGCAAAGCCGGCCTTTTCAACCAGCGGATGGGAGACAGCCAGATCGCGGTAGCGCGAGGGGAAATCGGCCAGAAGCTCGCGGCGCACCTTATTGGGGTGCAGATGCAGCATCATCGAGGTCTCGACCGCCCCGCCATGAATGCCATAGGCCAGCTCATCCTCCGGAAACAGCCCATCGGGCAGACCCAGATCGAACCAGCTGCGCCCGACCGTCAGCATCGACAACCGCACGCGCAGATCGACCGCGACGATATCCACGATCTGCGGCTGACCGCCATGCGAATTGAAGATCACCAGCTTGCGGATGCCGGCCCGACGCACCGATTCCGCGATTTCCGTCCAGCTGCGGATCAGCCCTTCGGCGGAGTGGGTCAACGTACCGGGAAAGGCCTGATGCTCGTTGCTCTTGCCGATTTCCTGCATCGGCAGGGCCAGCACTGGCAGATCGTCCGGCACAAGCGCCAGTGCCCGCGCCAGGATGCCGGCATTCAGATCGGCATCGACCGACAGCGGCAAATGCGGGCCATGCTGCTCGATGGCCGCCACCGGCAGCACGGCAATGGCCCGCGCTGTATCGAGTGCGGCGATATCAGCGGTAGAGAGATCGCGCCAGTAACGGCCAGCCATCAGAAATGCTCGTCCCGGACGACCTCGACATCCGACATATAGACGATGCCGACATAATCCTTCAGCAGCCCCTGAGACTGGGCGAGGATGGCGCGGGCGATCTCCTCCGTCGTCACCACCACGATCATCACATTGTCGAACACCTGCACCACATCGGCACCGCCGCGCATCCCACGCCGTCCCTTGCCGCCAAGATTGGGCACCACCGTATAGCCGGTCGCCCCCTGCTCCGTGATCATGCGCAGGATGCGGGGCGCGCGCGCCACCTCGACCACGATCTCCACCTTCTTTTTCTTATGGGTCTGCAGCTCGTCGGTCATGGCGGCCTTCGCGTCAGAGGATCGCGCGGGCGAGCGCCGCATAGAGCGGCAGGCCGGCGATCAGGTTGAAGGGGAACGTCACCCCCAGTGACAGGGTAACATAGAGCGCCGGGTCGGCCTGCGGCAGGGCAAGGCGCATCGCCGCCGGCACTGCGATGTAGGAAGCGCTGGCCGCCAGCGTAGCCAGCAAGGTGCCGCCGCCGACCGACAGGCCGAGCGCCCAGGCGACGGCAAGGCCGAGGCTGGCGCCGATCAGCGGCATATAGAGGCCGAAGGCGATGAGGCGTGGCCGCAGCATCTGGAAGCCGGACACCCGGCGCGAGACCAGCAGCCCCATCTCCAGCAGGAACAGGCAGAGCACGCCCTTGAACGGCGTCTCGAAGAAGGGCTGCACGGCGGCATAGCCCTCGCTGCCGCTCACCCAGCCGATGACGAACCCGCCGACCAGCAGCATGACCGAGCCGTTCGCCAGTACCTCGCGCAGCAGCTCGCGGCGGTCGCCGCCATCCGCCGCCATCGCACCGCCTTCCAGCGCCAAGGCGCGGCCGGCCAGCAGCAGCCCGGCGATGATCGCCGGCGTCTCCATGACCGCCAGCATGGCGACCAGATAGCCCTCATAGCCGGTACCGTCGCGCGCCAGCATCTGCGTCGCCGCGACGAAGGTGACGACACTGACCGAGCCATAATGCGCCGCCACGGCGGCCGCATTCACCCGATCCGCCCCGGCGAGGCGGCGCAGCAGCGGATAGGCGATGTAGGGCATGCCGAAACTGAGGGCGAGCGCCGCCAGCAGTGCCGGCAGGATGGCAAGACCAAGGCCGGCATGGCCCATCTCCACCCCGCCCTTCAGCCCGATCGCGAACATCAGGTAGATGGCAATGGCCTTGCCCACGACCTCCGGCATATCGAGGTCGGATTTCACGAGGCCGGCCACCAGCCCGAGCACGAAGCTCAGCACCAGCGGCGAGAGAAGATTGCCGAGAGCGGCATCGATCAGCGAGTCCATGACCGCCATAGCTGCCGTCAAGCCGCCGCCGAATCAAGCCGTTTCAATATGAAGCGCTCAGGCAGCGGGACGACCGAGGACGCGCCCTGGCTGCCAGCCCTCCGCCGCCTGATCGGCATCATAGGCATCCACTGCCGTTTGCAGGTTCAGCCAGAAGCGTGTCGTCGTCCCCAGCGACTTGGCAAGCCGCGCCGCCATTTCGGGCGTCACTCGCACATGCCCGTTCACCAACAGACTTATCTGCTTGCGGCTGGCACCCAGCGTTTCGGCCAGGTCCGTCACGGAAACACCGCGCGGCACCAGATAATGCTCCCGCAGTATCTCACCCGGCGCGGTCGGACGGCGATGGCGTTGCAAACCGGTCATCAATGGTAATCCTCCAGATCGATCACCTCGACATCCTTGCCGTCGAAAGTGAAGGTGATGCACCAGTTGCCGGAAACATGCATCGAATACTGCCCCCGGCGGCTGCCTTGCAAGGGGTGGAAATCTTTCACGCCCTCGCAGTCGGCAAGGTCAGCTACCGCATCAAGATGGTCGAGTATGAGCAGCGCATTGCGCTGGAGATCGCGACCGACACGCGCACTCCGTCCGGTCTCGAAAAGCTCACGCAGCCCCTTGTGGCGGATGCGGGAAATTGCCAAGCGCACCTCATAGCGTTACCTGTATGGTAACAAACTGGCGTGATGAGCGCAATAAGCCTCACTCCGCCGGGGCGGGCTTTGCCGGCCGGCTCGCCTCGCCGCGTTTCTCCAGCCGTTCCAGCAGCGCGCCCAGGATGCCCTTCGGCATGAAGATGATGAACAGCACCAGCAGCAGACCGTAGATCGTACCGTCCAGCCCGTGCACATCATGGCCGACCAGGATGCGCAGCGATTCCGCCAGCAGCAGTGTGAAGACCGCCCCCACCGTAGGGCCAAGCTGCACATACATGCCGCCGGCGATGACCGCGAACACGATCTGCAGGCTGATGGCGATGCCCGACATGGTCTCCGGGTTGATATAGAGCTGGTACTGCGCGTAGAGCACACCGCCCAGCGCGGTCAGCATGGCGCTCAGCACCGTGATGGTCAGCTTGGTGCGGGTCACATTCATGCCGAGCGAGGCCGACGCATCCTCCTCCTCGGAGATCGCTTCCAGCGCATAGCGCGCCATCGACCGGTCCACCAGCTTCCACACCCACAGGCCGAACAGCCAGACCGCCAGCGCGATGTAGAAGAAGGTTTCCTTGTCGGAGAATTGCAGCGCCATCAGTGAATTGGGCGTGTCTGCCGAGCGCGGTGTGATGCCCAGCGAGCCGCCCGTGGTGTCGCGCAGCGCCACGATGGTCAGGCGTACCACCTCACTCAAGGCCAGCGTCACCAGCGCGAAATAATGGCCGACGATGCGGAAGCGGAAGCAGGGATAACCGATCAGCACCGCCACGATGCCGGCGAACACCATGGCGATGGGAATGCCGATCCAGGGCGACAGGCCGGCATCGTTCCACAGCAGCGTCACCGTATAGGCACCGATGCCCAGGAAAGCACCATGGCCCAGTGACACCAGCCCGAACCGGCCCATCAGCGACCAGCTGGTATAGATGAAGCCCCAGATCAGGATGGTGATCAGCAGATGCAGATAGTAATTGCCGAGCCCGAGGAACGGGATGACGGCAAGCACCGCGACGGCGATCAGCCAAGGCAACATACGCGGCATCTCAGCGCCTCCTCGACAGGATGCCTTGCGGCTTCAGGAACATCATCAGGATGAAGAAGGCGAAGGCGATCACATAGCCCCACTCGATGGCGAAGAAGAAACCGCCGATGGAGATGAACTGGCTGAAGATGAAGGCCGCAACGAAGCCGCCGATCATGTTACCGAGCCCGCCCATGACACAGATCATGAAGGTGATCGGCCCGAAGCTGAGGCCGATGGCCGGATGCACGTCATATTGCAGCACCAGCAGGCAGGCCGACAGGCCGGCAAGCCCGCCGCCGATGGCCGAGGTCATCAGATAGACGCGCTGAGGGTTCACCCCCATCAGCGGCATGATCTCGCGGTCCTGGCTGATGGCGCGGATCGCCGTGCCGATATAGGTGCGCGTCAGGAACAAATAGAGCGCCACCATCCCGGCCAGCGCGGTGACGAAGGCCAGCACGCGGGCAAAGCTGAAATACATGTCGGCGAATTCCAGCACCGGCAGGCGCAGCCCGATATTGCGGAACTCCACGCCGAACACCAGCGTCGCCAGCGCCTGCAGGAAGAACAGCACGCCACCGGTCACCAACAGCTGGTTGATCGGCGCCGCCCCCAGGATCGGCCTTATGACAAGGTAATGCAGCAGGGCGCCGGCGGCGGCCACAATGACGATGCCCGCCAGGAAGGCCGGCACGATCGGCACGCCGTAAAAGGCGAACAGCCAGTAGACCGTGTACATGCCGATCATCACCAGCTCGGCATAGCAGATCCAGACCACGTCGATGACACCGAAGACGAGGTTCAGGCCCAGCGCCAGCAGCGCCAGCACCCCGCCCAGCAGAATGCCGTTCAGGATCGCTTCCAGAAGGAAGATATCGAAGATTTCCATGTCCCCTGCTTCCCCCTAGAGCCCGATATAGGCCTTGCGGATTTCCTCGCTGGCCAGCAGGTCCTGCGCCTTGCCGGACAGCTTGATGCGGCCGACCTCCAGCAGGTAGGCGCGGTCCACGACCCGCAACACCTGCTGGATGTTCTGCTCGACGATCAGCACCGTGTAGCCCTCCTCGCGGATGCGCTGCACCAGCTCGAAGACCTGCTGCACGATAACCGGGGCAAGCCCGGCGGACGGCTCGTCCAGCAGCAGCAGCTTCGGCCCACTCATCAGGCCCCGGCCGATGGCGCACATCTGCTGCTCGCCGCCCGACATGGTGCCGGCCAGCTGGTCGCGCCGTTCCTTCATGCGCGGAAACAGCGAATAGACGAAATCCAGGCGATCCCTGAAATGCGCCCGGGCGGACGGGATATAGGCGCCCATCCGCAGATTCTCCTCCACCGTCAGGCGGGGGAACAGGCGGCGATGTTCCGGCACATGGGAAATGCCCATTTCGATCACCTTGAAGGGCGCCACATCGCGCAGCGACGCCCCTTCCATGGTGATGTCGCCCTTCTCGATGTCGATCAGCTTCGAGATGACGCGCAGCAGCGTCGTCTTGCCGGCCCCGTTCGGGCCGATGACCGCCACCGCCTCGCCGGCCTTCACCTGAAGACTGACATCGAACAGCGCCTGGAATGTGCCGTAGCCGGCGGAGACATTGGCAAGCTCAAGCACGGGCCTCTCCCGTCTCCGCGATCTCGACCCGCTCGGAGCCGAGATAGACCTCCACCACCCTTGGGTCGCTGGCGACCTCGCGCGGCAGGCCCTCCGATATCTTCTCGCCGTGGTCGAGCACCATCACCCGGTCCACGACGCGCATCAGCACGCCCATGATGTGTTCCACCCAGATAATGGTGATGTTCTTCTCGCGCCGGATCATGCTCAGCATGTCGGCAGCCTGGTCCATCTCCTGCTCATCGAGGCCGCCCAGGCTCTCGTCGGCCAGCAGCAACTTCGGCTGGGTGGCCAGCGCGCGGGCCAGCTCCAGCTTCTTCAAGCCGGCCGCCCCCAGCCCGTCAACCGAGGCCTTCGCATCGGTCGGCAGGTTCACCAGGCCCAGCGCTTCCTCTGCCTGGGCCCAGGCCTGCTGCCGCGAGACCCGGCCGTTCTGGCCGTAATAGGCGGCGACAGCCACATTCTCCAGGATCGACAGCCGCTTGAAGGGCCGCGGTATCTGGAAGGTGCGGCCGATACCCAGATGGCAGACATCCATCGGCCGCTGGCCGCCAATCTCCTGCCCCAGGAAGCTGATGCTGCCTTCCGTCGGGGCCAGCGTGCCGGCGATCAGGTTGAAGGTCGTGCTCTTGCCGGAGCCATTGGGGCCGATCAGCCCCAATATCTCGCCCTGCTCCAGACTGAAGGACACATGGTCAACGGCGGTGAAACCACCGAACCGCTTGGTCAGGTTAGATACGGTCAGCATGAATCATCCGCCGTTGCCACGGAAATCCGAACTCTGGTGAAGGGCAGGGCCGTCCGCACCCTCAGCGGGCGTAGACGTGGCCCTTCGGCAACGGCAGCACCGGATCGACCGTCTTGATAGCCGCCGGCCAGACCACCTTGGTGTCGCCATCGATGTACTGCATGACGACCGGGCTGGACCGCTCGTTCTGACCCGCCATCTCGGTGCCCGGACCATAGAACTTCACGCCATAGCCCTGGATCGTGCCACCGACCGGGATGTCGGTGTCGAGCGCGGCCTTGCGCAGCGCCTCCGGATCGAAGCCGCCATACTTCTTGATCGCGCGCGGCAGCACGTCGGTCAGGAAGATCCAGGTCTGGTTGAAGCCCATGGAGGTGTGCGGCGGCACCTGGTCGGCCTTGGTCTCTGCCTTGTAGCGCTTCACCATCTCGGCGGTCACGTCGCCCAGGCCCGGCGCCAGCGTCTTCGGGTCAAGCAGCTGGGCCGCCACCGGATCGACATTGTAGATGTAGTTGGCATCGGCGCCGAAGGTCTCGCGCAGCTTGTCGATCTGGCCGTAGCCGGCACCATGACCGATCAGCGCGCCCCACTTCAGGCCGAGCTCGCGCGCCTGACGCAGGAAAAGGGTGATGTCGGGATTGTAACCGGTGTGCAGGATGACGTCCGGGCGCTCGCGGCGCAGCTTGGTGACCAGGCTGGAGAGGTCGGGTGCGGTCGCGGCATAGCCTTCCTTCAGCACGATGTTCATGCCGAGTTCCTTGCACTTCGCCTCATTGCCCGAGGCGACGCCGGCACCGTAGGGACCATCCTCATAGATGATGGCGACGCGCACATCCTTCGGATCCTTGCCCAGCTTCGCCTTCGCATTCTCATGGGTGAAGGTGCAGGAGGCCGCGCCGAACTGGTCGGAATGGACCTGAGCGCGGAAGGCATATTGCAGGTTCTTGCCCTTGAACACGGAAGAGGCGACGCAGACATTCGCCCACATGAACTTCTTCAGCTGATCGACGCGCTGGGCCATCGGCACGCAGTGCGCGCTGGAGAACACGCCCATGATGACATCGACCTTTTCCTGCTCCAGCAGGCGGGTCATCTCGTTGATCGCCACCTCGGCCTTGGACTGCGCATCGGCGTAGGTCGCCACGATCTTGTGGCCCTCGACACCGCCGCGCTCATTGATGATGTCGATGGCCGACTTGGTGCCGATCGCGGCGGCCTGCGACCCGCCGGCCGCGAACGGGCCAGTATAGTCGAAGATCACGCCGATCTTGATGTCGGCCTGGGCCGGTGCGGCGACGAACAGCGCGGCTGCCGCTGCGGCACCCGCGCAATATGCCTTTATCCCTTTGAGCTGGGTCATTGTGAGTCCTCCCATGTTGCGACCCATTTTCGGGTTCGCTTATTTAGTTTATGCGCAACATGTTCCCGGCGGCGACAAGACTTGTCAACGGCCAATACAGACGAGCGACGGCAAGATCGCCTTCCATGCGTCATAAAGCGCGTTGATCGCCTCTTGCCGGACATTGGCTTTCGCCTATACTCCCGGCCCACTTCCGCATCCCCCTAATCTACGTCAGAAGGCGCGTTTCCCATGGCGGACAAGAAAATCAAGAAGGTCGTGCTGGCCTATTCCGGCGGCCTTGATACCTCGGTGATCCTGCGCTGGCTGCAGG
Coding sequences:
- a CDS encoding ABC transporter ATP-binding protein; the encoded protein is MLELANVSAGYGTFQALFDVSLQVKAGEAVAVIGPNGAGKTTLLRVISKLIDIEKGDITMEGASLRDVAPFKVIEMGISHVPEHRRLFPRLTVEENLRMGAYIPSARAHFRDRLDFVYSLFPRMKERRDQLAGTMSGGEQQMCAIGRGLMSGPKLLLLDEPSAGLAPVIVQQVFELVQRIREEGYTVLIVEQNIQQVLRVVDRAYLLEVGRIKLSGKAQDLLASEEIRKAYIGL
- a CDS encoding ABC transporter ATP-binding protein, yielding MLTVSNLTKRFGGFTAVDHVSFSLEQGEILGLIGPNGSGKSTTFNLIAGTLAPTEGSISFLGQEIGGQRPMDVCHLGIGRTFQIPRPFKRLSILENVAVAAYYGQNGRVSRQQAWAQAEEALGLVNLPTDAKASVDGLGAAGLKKLELARALATQPKLLLADESLGGLDEQEMDQAADMLSMIRREKNITIIWVEHIMGVLMRVVDRVMVLDHGEKISEGLPREVASDPRVVEVYLGSERVEIAETGEARA
- a CDS encoding ABC transporter substrate-binding protein codes for the protein MTQLKGIKAYCAGAAAAAALFVAAPAQADIKIGVIFDYTGPFAAGGSQAAAIGTKSAIDIINERGGVEGHKIVATYADAQSKAEVAINEMTRLLEQEKVDVIMGVFSSAHCVPMAQRVDQLKKFMWANVCVASSVFKGKNLQYAFRAQVHSDQFGAASCTFTHENAKAKLGKDPKDVRVAIIYEDGPYGAGVASGNEAKCKELGMNIVLKEGYAATAPDLSSLVTKLRRERPDVILHTGYNPDITLFLRQARELGLKWGALIGHGAGYGQIDKLRETFGADANYIYNVDPVAAQLLDPKTLAPGLGDVTAEMVKRYKAETKADQVPPHTSMGFNQTWIFLTDVLPRAIKKYGGFDPEALRKAALDTDIPVGGTIQGYGVKFYGPGTEMAGQNERSSPVVMQYIDGDTKVVWPAAIKTVDPVLPLPKGHVYAR